Proteins encoded together in one Fibrobacter sp. window:
- a CDS encoding carbohydrate-binding protein produces the protein MKKISIGKLGLAVVGGLASMALADNPISTYHYLADPGAAADDDYFYIITDSDDPAPANADGYKIYALYAFRSKDMQNWTDYGIIYDARKVSGINDIWASGIAVHDGTFYIVFPDGGGGGIGYIKAPDIDGPWENAVGNGKNKLVGGSGIIGCDGVSWCFDPGIFIDDDGTTYVTWGGGESNSRPNTDNFDIVKLNDAKNAPVGNGSHVKVNNLPTRKMLEASYIHKHNGTYYFSYSTGWQQGAPTIDYGTSNNVMGPYTWKGTILGDPSMNGRSINGNNNHHGIAEFKGHSYVVYHDRRIAKGHNGLEVIPADDGRANPNEGYHRSVSVDEMFYNADGTIKQVVCTNEGPEQIENFDPYDWYPALTSSKQKGIRSRSNFVQGKKAEHVLLPLSSKESWLRVSGVDFGTAATGFTVEAASAADGNKIEIRTGSATGTLAGTCTLKNTGNKTVYAENKCEVEGLKGIVKQLFLVFKGNQDSTMAIKAWGFEGSGTTPPEPQKPFGGKAWAIPGKIEMENFDEPGTGRGAGLASYSDNDSEDHGAESNGGKSYREDTGVDIYKKATGYVVGYNQTGEWLEYTVNVEKDGDYTMFAAVASAANTSSFKLSIDDNDITDEIAIPANEGEDNWDDYNKVKTNVSLTAGEHILRFTVTGDWLDIDYITFVEGKDATDPEPIGTISLRETVHLNAMSSNAFRVFDLKGTLVGTVDLEGSKVQDALRTAGFPQGVYMLRSVRGNKKFMARVAE, from the coding sequence ATGAAAAAGATTTCCATTGGAAAGCTTGGCTTGGCTGTTGTGGGCGGCCTTGCCAGCATGGCTCTCGCCGATAACCCGATTTCTACATACCACTATCTGGCGGACCCGGGTGCGGCTGCTGACGATGATTACTTCTACATCATCACGGACTCCGATGACCCGGCGCCGGCAAATGCTGACGGCTACAAGATTTACGCCCTCTATGCGTTCCGCAGTAAGGATATGCAGAACTGGACCGACTACGGCATCATTTACGATGCCCGCAAGGTGAGCGGCATTAACGACATTTGGGCCTCCGGCATCGCTGTCCATGACGGCACCTTCTATATCGTGTTCCCCGATGGCGGTGGTGGCGGTATCGGCTACATCAAGGCTCCGGATATTGACGGCCCGTGGGAAAATGCCGTAGGCAACGGCAAGAACAAGCTCGTTGGCGGTAGCGGCATTATCGGCTGCGATGGCGTGTCTTGGTGCTTTGACCCGGGCATCTTTATCGATGACGACGGTACCACTTACGTTACGTGGGGTGGTGGTGAAAGCAATAGCCGCCCGAACACCGACAACTTCGATATCGTCAAGTTGAACGATGCCAAGAACGCTCCGGTGGGCAATGGCTCTCACGTGAAGGTGAACAACTTGCCGACCCGCAAGATGCTCGAAGCTTCTTACATCCATAAGCACAATGGCACTTACTATTTCTCGTACAGTACCGGTTGGCAGCAGGGCGCTCCCACGATTGACTACGGTACTTCTAATAATGTAATGGGTCCGTACACCTGGAAGGGTACCATCCTTGGTGATCCGAGCATGAACGGCCGAAGCATCAACGGCAACAACAACCACCATGGTATTGCCGAATTCAAGGGCCATTCTTACGTGGTGTATCATGACCGCCGTATCGCGAAGGGCCACAACGGATTGGAAGTTATCCCGGCCGATGACGGTCGCGCCAACCCGAACGAAGGTTACCACCGCAGCGTTTCTGTGGACGAAATGTTCTACAATGCCGACGGTACCATCAAGCAGGTGGTTTGCACCAACGAAGGCCCGGAACAGATTGAAAACTTTGACCCCTACGATTGGTATCCGGCTCTCACGAGTTCCAAGCAGAAGGGCATCCGCAGCCGCTCCAACTTTGTGCAGGGCAAGAAGGCTGAACACGTTTTGCTCCCGCTTTCTTCCAAGGAATCTTGGCTCCGCGTGAGCGGTGTTGATTTCGGTACTGCCGCTACGGGCTTCACTGTCGAAGCCGCAAGCGCTGCCGATGGCAACAAGATTGAAATCCGCACCGGTTCTGCAACGGGTACCCTCGCTGGTACTTGCACCCTCAAGAACACTGGCAATAAGACTGTCTATGCTGAAAACAAGTGCGAGGTAGAAGGCCTCAAGGGTATTGTGAAGCAGTTGTTCCTCGTGTTCAAGGGCAATCAGGATTCTACGATGGCCATCAAGGCCTGGGGCTTCGAAGGCAGCGGCACGACTCCTCCTGAACCGCAGAAGCCGTTTGGCGGCAAGGCTTGGGCAATTCCGGGCAAGATCGAAATGGAAAACTTCGATGAACCGGGTACTGGCCGTGGCGCTGGCTTGGCCTCTTACAGCGACAACGACAGCGAAGACCATGGCGCCGAAAGCAATGGTGGCAAGAGCTACCGCGAAGATACGGGCGTTGACATTTACAAGAAGGCTACCGGCTACGTGGTGGGCTACAACCAGACTGGCGAATGGCTTGAATACACGGTGAATGTGGAAAAGGATGGTGACTACACGATGTTTGCCGCTGTCGCTTCTGCCGCCAATACATCCAGCTTCAAGCTTTCCATAGATGACAATGACATCACCGATGAAATCGCCATCCCGGCAAACGAAGGCGAAGACAACTGGGATGATTACAACAAGGTCAAGACGAATGTAAGTCTTACCGCCGGTGAACACATCTTGCGCTTTACTGTTACGGGCGACTGGCTGGACATTGACTACATCACGTTTGTCGAAGGCAAGGACGCTACCGATCCCGAACCGATTGGCACGATTTCTCTCCGCGAAACGGTCCACTTGAATGCGATGAGTTCCAATGCGTTCCGCGTGTTCGACCTGAAGGGCACCCTGGTGGGTACCGTGGACCTGGAAGGCAGCAAGGTGCAGGATGCGCTCCGCACTGCCGGCTTCCCGCAGGGCGTTTACATGCTCCGTTCCGTCCGCGGCAACAAGAAATTCATGGCCAGAGTCGCCGAATAA
- a CDS encoding family 43 glycosylhydrolase, with translation MKTWNSVGALCLMAGFASFGFADNPISSYHYLADPAAFGTEDEFFILTDTDDESPNTGENDYTIRSLYILSSKDMKNWTDHGMVLSHDREVSYIKNIWAPGIAVVDGVFYLIYPNGASGVGIVSSKNVAGPYHDPVGKLLVGNGGVTGCDGISWCFDPAIFIDEDGKSYMTFGGGSGGSRGYGNNFDLFEFSKLSYDKVELNVSSKTALQGANRSFEASYLHKRNGIYYLSYNDQSQNISYATSKNIKGPYTYVGTVIENPSKINGKGGNNHHGIAKFKDKWYAVYHDRRLVMASEKPKLTNGQLPTTTGNHRSVSIDELTWNGDKMNVVKFTESGPAQVGKFDPYQTYKALTSSKQRNVRSRTDYTRGQAVVHVLTPLSTKESWIRVSGVDFGNGAQNLRIKAASVADGNTVEIHKGSVSGSLAGTCKLEKTSGWNSYADNDCEMSGLTGEVDELFFVFKGSQDSTMGILEWEFQGTKREPEPQTPFGDKAVAIPGKVEAENFDVPGYGAGNDSYSDNDTDNQGDAEFRTEYGVDIVLGGTGKAIGYTNAGEWLEYTVDVAADGEYPITAYASSGAENSGFCFSVDGKTVGDTVNVTKTGEDWSVYEEFSAGKVTLTKGTHTIRLTVTGNNVNVDWFSFGAVKDSVPDAIQQLRFRAGGSEAYRVFSLSGEMLGVVDLAVDKASQALKAAGYRQGAYMLRQVNGNKKFMATVNR, from the coding sequence ATGAAAACATGGAATAGCGTGGGCGCGCTGTGCCTTATGGCAGGGTTTGCCTCTTTCGGCTTTGCCGACAACCCGATTTCCTCTTATCACTACCTCGCGGACCCGGCAGCCTTCGGCACGGAAGACGAGTTCTTTATCCTTACAGATACGGACGATGAAAGCCCGAATACGGGCGAAAACGACTATACTATCCGTTCTCTCTACATTCTCAGTTCCAAGGACATGAAGAACTGGACGGATCACGGCATGGTGCTCAGTCATGACCGAGAAGTTTCTTATATCAAGAACATCTGGGCTCCGGGCATTGCCGTTGTTGATGGCGTGTTCTACCTGATTTACCCGAACGGTGCGAGCGGCGTGGGCATTGTATCTTCCAAGAACGTTGCTGGCCCTTATCACGACCCGGTGGGCAAGCTCCTCGTGGGTAATGGCGGTGTTACGGGTTGCGACGGCATCTCGTGGTGCTTCGACCCGGCCATCTTCATCGATGAAGACGGCAAGTCCTACATGACTTTCGGTGGCGGTAGCGGCGGCAGCCGTGGCTACGGCAACAACTTCGACCTGTTCGAGTTCAGCAAACTCTCTTACGATAAGGTTGAACTGAATGTGAGTTCCAAGACGGCTCTCCAGGGCGCGAACAGGTCTTTCGAGGCGTCTTACCTTCACAAGCGCAATGGCATTTATTACCTGAGTTACAACGACCAGAGCCAGAATATCAGCTATGCGACTTCTAAGAATATCAAGGGCCCTTATACTTATGTAGGAACGGTGATTGAAAACCCCTCGAAGATTAACGGCAAGGGCGGCAACAACCACCACGGTATCGCGAAGTTTAAGGACAAGTGGTACGCTGTTTATCATGACCGCCGTCTTGTGATGGCTTCTGAAAAGCCGAAACTCACCAATGGTCAGTTGCCTACAACGACGGGTAACCACAGAAGCGTTTCTATCGATGAACTCACCTGGAACGGCGACAAGATGAACGTGGTGAAGTTCACCGAGTCGGGCCCCGCGCAGGTCGGGAAGTTCGATCCGTACCAGACTTACAAGGCGCTCACGAGTTCGAAGCAGCGCAATGTGCGCAGCCGTACCGATTACACTAGGGGCCAGGCCGTCGTGCATGTGCTTACTCCGCTTTCTACCAAGGAATCCTGGATTCGCGTTAGCGGCGTGGACTTCGGCAATGGCGCGCAGAACCTTCGCATCAAGGCGGCGAGCGTGGCCGACGGCAACACCGTTGAAATCCACAAGGGAAGCGTGTCGGGCTCGCTCGCCGGAACTTGCAAACTGGAAAAGACCAGCGGCTGGAACAGCTATGCGGATAATGACTGCGAGATGAGCGGGCTTACCGGCGAAGTGGACGAATTGTTCTTCGTGTTCAAGGGTTCGCAGGATTCCACCATGGGCATTCTGGAATGGGAATTCCAGGGGACCAAGCGTGAACCCGAGCCGCAGACTCCGTTCGGTGACAAGGCCGTGGCAATTCCGGGCAAGGTCGAAGCCGAGAACTTCGATGTGCCGGGCTATGGCGCGGGCAACGATTCTTACAGCGACAACGATACCGATAACCAGGGCGATGCCGAATTCCGTACCGAATATGGCGTGGATATCGTGCTTGGCGGTACCGGCAAGGCGATTGGTTACACGAACGCGGGCGAATGGCTCGAATATACCGTAGATGTCGCTGCCGACGGCGAATATCCGATTACGGCTTATGCATCCTCGGGCGCCGAGAATTCCGGCTTCTGCTTCTCCGTGGACGGAAAGACGGTGGGCGATACGGTCAATGTGACCAAGACGGGTGAAGACTGGAGCGTTTACGAGGAATTCAGCGCGGGCAAGGTGACGCTCACCAAGGGCACGCATACGATTCGCCTGACTGTTACCGGCAACAACGTGAACGTGGACTGGTTCTCGTTCGGCGCGGTGAAGGACAGCGTGCCGGATGCGATTCAGCAGCTCAGGTTCCGTGCTGGCGGTTCCGAGGCTTACCGCGTGTTCAGCCTCTCGGGCGAGATGCTCGGGGTTGTGGACCTTGCGGTCGACAAGGCCTCCCAGGCCCTGAAGGCTGCTGGCTACAGGCAGGGCGCCTACATGCTCAGGCAGGTGAACGGAAACAAGAAGTTTATGGCCACGGTGAATAGATAA
- a CDS encoding DUF4423 domain-containing protein: MVIFSDIADYRDFLKDYYDRRKAEMPFYSYRMMGDKLGLDSSYLYRVLQKKQHLPAHALQAAKEILALNGREAEYFDLLFSAAVSKDKAKKEELMAKALSLRDVERHSLQAAELKLLENWWIPAVRAYLDLNGGVVNVKQIAKDICPPISEEQVTEAIEILKEVGLVKKLASGRLALTDAHLTVGGPEKAKAVRNFQRQVLGLASDALENIPVDERNISTLTLSVDQSCFEDLGEMLREFRRLVQKRVDEAKNPDRVMQLSMAFYPVARKGGSSENAIMGDGAGVKK; the protein is encoded by the coding sequence ATGGTTATTTTTTCGGACATAGCGGACTACCGCGACTTCTTGAAGGACTACTACGACCGCCGCAAGGCGGAGATGCCCTTCTATAGCTATCGCATGATGGGCGATAAGCTGGGGCTGGATTCCAGCTACCTTTACCGCGTGTTGCAGAAAAAACAGCACCTGCCCGCTCATGCGCTCCAGGCTGCCAAAGAAATCCTTGCCCTGAACGGTCGCGAGGCGGAATACTTCGACCTGCTGTTCTCTGCTGCGGTGAGCAAGGACAAGGCGAAGAAAGAAGAATTGATGGCGAAGGCGCTTTCCCTTCGCGACGTGGAACGCCACAGCCTCCAGGCGGCGGAACTCAAGCTGCTCGAGAACTGGTGGATTCCGGCCGTGCGTGCCTACCTCGATCTGAACGGTGGGGTGGTGAACGTGAAGCAGATCGCCAAGGACATTTGCCCGCCCATTTCCGAGGAGCAGGTGACCGAGGCTATCGAGATTTTGAAGGAGGTCGGGCTTGTCAAGAAGTTGGCGAGCGGACGCCTTGCGCTTACGGATGCGCACCTCACGGTGGGTGGCCCGGAGAAGGCGAAGGCGGTGAGGAACTTCCAGCGACAGGTGCTCGGGCTCGCGAGCGACGCCCTCGAGAATATCCCTGTCGACGAGCGCAATATTTCTACCCTGACTCTTTCTGTCGACCAGTCCTGTTTCGAGGATTTGGGCGAAATGTTGAGGGAATTCCGCAGATTAGTGCAAAAACGCGTGGACGAGGCTAAGAATCCCGACCGCGTTATGCAGCTTTCGATGGCGTTTTACCCGGTAGCCCGCAAGGGTGGTTCGTCGGAAAATGCTATTATGGGGGATGGTGCAGGAGTAAAAAAATGA
- a CDS encoding sigma-70 family RNA polymerase sigma factor, translated as MDERVILKMVREGSREALGMLWSEHSSKVLNLAFRMLRDRDEAEDILMDVFVQVPSAIKSFKGQSAVSTWLYRLTVNACLMKLRAGKRHRELEEEHLDTIIEEALGTGETTSDFDPTLLEKGLAQLNAETRSMLWLKDAEDLDVRDLAEIYKMPEGTVKARLSRARSFVRNYINERKASINKECNHA; from the coding sequence ATGGACGAAAGAGTGATTCTAAAGATGGTTCGGGAAGGCAGCCGCGAGGCGCTTGGAATGCTGTGGAGTGAACACAGCAGCAAAGTCCTGAACCTCGCCTTCAGAATGCTCCGGGACAGGGACGAAGCCGAAGACATCCTCATGGACGTTTTCGTCCAAGTACCCTCCGCCATCAAAAGTTTCAAAGGCCAGAGCGCAGTCTCCACGTGGCTTTACCGCCTCACGGTGAACGCATGCCTCATGAAGTTGCGAGCGGGCAAACGCCATCGCGAGCTCGAAGAGGAACACCTCGACACGATTATCGAGGAAGCCCTCGGGACAGGCGAAACGACGAGCGATTTCGACCCGACGCTTCTCGAAAAGGGACTCGCGCAGTTGAACGCGGAAACGCGAAGCATGCTCTGGCTCAAGGATGCCGAGGACCTGGATGTAAGGGATCTCGCCGAGATTTACAAGATGCCCGAGGGCACCGTCAAGGCGAGACTGAGCCGCGCAAGGAGTTTTGTTCGCAACTATATAAACGAACGCAAAGCCAGTATCAACAAGGAGTGCAACCATGCCTAA
- a CDS encoding Spy/CpxP family protein refolding chaperone, translating to MKGTTLFAVSIAIFALVLGFFLGNFGGKCNCCCKKADTAQCMRHGMQPPPPPGPPHHPGEFRGPHGDFGKGPGRHFKNSINPAVVDSMLQVTPEQKEALDANRAKGDSIFKELRKQKHGAEKALGEALDSRDPAKIEAAKALVLDADKALLEHRINGVNALAKVLTPEQFEKFSQFRRDHIKNMREQMKDFRHGPKGPQKADSAEQ from the coding sequence ATGAAGGGTACAACGCTATTCGCGGTAAGTATCGCCATCTTCGCATTGGTATTGGGATTCTTCCTGGGAAACTTCGGCGGCAAGTGCAATTGCTGCTGCAAAAAGGCCGATACGGCCCAGTGCATGCGTCACGGCATGCAGCCGCCTCCGCCTCCCGGCCCGCCGCACCATCCGGGTGAATTCCGCGGCCCGCACGGCGATTTCGGCAAGGGACCCGGCAGGCACTTCAAAAACTCGATAAACCCCGCCGTCGTCGATTCCATGCTGCAGGTGACACCCGAGCAGAAGGAAGCGCTCGACGCGAACCGCGCCAAGGGCGATTCCATTTTCAAGGAATTGAGGAAGCAGAAGCACGGCGCCGAAAAGGCTCTGGGCGAAGCGCTCGACAGCAGGGATCCCGCAAAAATCGAGGCCGCGAAGGCACTGGTGCTTGATGCCGACAAGGCTCTGCTCGAACACCGCATCAACGGGGTAAACGCCCTCGCGAAAGTACTCACGCCGGAACAGTTCGAAAAGTTCAGCCAGTTCCGCAGAGACCACATAAAAAATATGCGCGAACAGATGAAGGATTTCCGCCACGGCCCCAAGGGCCCGCAAAAAGCTGACAGCGCCGAGCAGTAA
- a CDS encoding SpoIIE family protein phosphatase, whose amino-acid sequence MKLNVRGLAFKQSAMILLGISVVFAALFSFSSTQIQDRLSRLLVEKGEEISRANVAVINNLFGSCRNFGEEIAAKVSEQGLVGQQLDDFLLRSLSGVRATVPQVLAVVVAYEPGMAPRGAPKGQYMRLAHYTENGNTITDGGNFLETTWYTSTRDSMKGIWQEPFVGQFIKEPIVIYTTPIFRKDASGKKKFAGVLCVDISIAFLKDLVANIPVSNNGYAVVLSASNMVIAHPKDELTFKGNFGSISKSASRKRFDEFEKAVSSMKSGLFLGSSFDGDEAVIYFTAMETIDWTFMIVWPAETFLEEKRSVNYMFAWIGFGGYIVMLVLILVITLRVSRPLKTLAVAAEKLGKGDFDTAIPMISGHDEISQLATAFSDMRVSLKKYVEKQKSLDRIERDLEFARGIEMGILPKDESEENCGDMRHSLAPYLQPAKEVGGAFYDFFKVDDDHLVFMMGDVSGRGVQAALVMMVTRIVLRTMTMHVTRVSDIFNKANYELARRNKDEMPVTVWMGIMDLCNGHVDYASAGHNLPAIRHKDGSVESLKCELGVALAMDKEARYEPQSIDLAPGDMLFFFTEGFVNAVNADGERFGSTRLLVDLSESGNRAPGGACYFMRERFDEFMNGAEPLDDAATLSVQYTGGRDDRWDARETVVDAVPENRDALTSFVGEVLEPLGVSAEVRKQLDDAVVEVFDNVVEYSGTDKVTFTVETCKTHVMARLSFADSQNASAFAEDSGEALSAEERMFEALGKFLSNRSMRDVAFRRDGSKSILTVMKKI is encoded by the coding sequence ATGAAGTTAAACGTACGCGGCTTGGCGTTCAAACAATCCGCAATGATTCTCTTGGGCATCAGCGTTGTTTTCGCTGCTCTGTTCAGTTTCAGCAGTACACAGATTCAGGATAGGCTTTCCCGTCTCCTCGTGGAGAAGGGCGAAGAGATCAGCCGTGCCAACGTGGCTGTCATAAACAACCTGTTCGGTTCGTGCCGCAACTTCGGCGAAGAGATCGCTGCCAAGGTGAGCGAGCAGGGGCTTGTCGGCCAGCAACTCGACGACTTCTTGCTGCGTTCCCTTTCGGGCGTTCGTGCGACCGTGCCCCAGGTGCTGGCGGTGGTTGTCGCTTACGAGCCGGGAATGGCCCCGAGGGGTGCGCCCAAGGGCCAGTACATGAGGCTCGCGCACTATACCGAAAACGGGAACACCATCACCGATGGCGGAAACTTCCTGGAGACGACCTGGTACACGAGCACCAGGGACAGCATGAAGGGAATCTGGCAGGAGCCTTTTGTCGGGCAGTTCATCAAGGAGCCCATCGTCATTTATACCACGCCCATCTTCCGCAAGGATGCGTCGGGGAAGAAGAAGTTCGCGGGCGTCCTGTGCGTGGATATTTCCATCGCGTTCCTCAAGGACTTGGTCGCGAACATTCCCGTATCGAACAACGGCTATGCGGTGGTGCTTTCGGCGAGCAACATGGTTATTGCCCACCCGAAGGACGAACTTACGTTCAAGGGCAATTTCGGTTCCATTTCGAAGAGCGCGTCGCGCAAGCGGTTCGATGAGTTCGAAAAAGCGGTGAGCAGCATGAAGAGCGGGCTCTTCCTGGGTTCTTCGTTCGACGGCGATGAGGCGGTCATCTACTTTACGGCGATGGAGACGATTGACTGGACGTTCATGATCGTATGGCCCGCGGAGACGTTCCTCGAAGAGAAGCGTTCCGTGAACTACATGTTCGCCTGGATTGGTTTCGGCGGCTACATCGTGATGCTCGTGCTTATCCTCGTGATAACGCTGCGCGTCTCGCGCCCGCTAAAGACGCTTGCCGTAGCGGCGGAAAAACTCGGCAAGGGCGATTTCGATACGGCTATCCCGATGATCAGCGGCCACGATGAAATCTCGCAGCTCGCGACTGCCTTCAGCGACATGCGTGTCTCGCTCAAGAAGTATGTCGAAAAACAGAAGAGCCTCGACCGCATTGAACGCGATCTCGAGTTCGCGCGCGGAATCGAGATGGGTATCCTCCCGAAGGACGAATCCGAAGAGAACTGCGGCGACATGCGGCATTCGCTTGCCCCGTACCTGCAGCCCGCGAAGGAAGTCGGCGGCGCGTTCTACGACTTCTTCAAGGTCGATGACGACCATCTGGTGTTCATGATGGGCGACGTATCGGGCAGGGGTGTCCAGGCGGCGCTCGTGATGATGGTGACGCGAATCGTGCTGCGCACCATGACCATGCATGTTACCAGGGTCTCCGATATTTTCAACAAGGCCAATTACGAACTTGCTCGCCGGAACAAGGACGAAATGCCCGTGACGGTGTGGATGGGCATCATGGACCTCTGCAACGGGCATGTGGATTACGCTTCGGCGGGTCACAATCTTCCGGCGATTCGCCACAAGGACGGCTCCGTGGAAAGCCTGAAGTGCGAACTCGGCGTGGCGCTTGCCATGGACAAGGAAGCCCGCTACGAGCCACAGTCGATCGACTTGGCTCCGGGCGACATGCTGTTCTTCTTCACCGAAGGCTTTGTCAATGCGGTGAATGCCGACGGGGAACGGTTCGGCAGCACGAGGCTGCTCGTGGACCTCTCGGAAAGCGGCAACCGCGCTCCTGGCGGCGCATGCTATTTCATGAGGGAACGTTTCGACGAATTCATGAACGGTGCCGAGCCGCTCGACGATGCCGCCACGCTCTCGGTGCAGTATACCGGAGGCAGGGACGACAGGTGGGATGCCCGCGAGACGGTCGTGGACGCCGTTCCCGAAAACCGCGATGCCTTGACGTCTTTCGTCGGGGAAGTCCTCGAGCCGCTGGGCGTATCTGCCGAGGTGCGGAAACAGCTCGACGATGCCGTTGTCGAGGTGTTCGATAACGTGGTCGAGTATTCGGGAACGGACAAGGTGACGTTCACGGTGGAAACCTGCAAGACGCACGTGATGGCGCGGCTCAGCTTTGCCGATAGCCAGAATGCCTCCGCCTTTGCTGAAGATTCCGGTGAGGCGCTTTCCGCCGAGGAACGCATGTTCGAAGCCCTCGGAAAGTTCCTCTCGAACAGGAGCATGCGCGATGTCGCCTTCCGCAGGGATGGCAGCAAGAGCATCCTTACCGTGATGAAGAAAATCTAG
- a CDS encoding HD domain-containing protein: MDTSILDKAIVFAVKAHQGMERKGKGFPYIVHPMEAVSIAATMTNDQELLAAAALHDTVEDTGVKYSDVKREFGERVAQLVETESDIVVNGKTEEESWQLRKSIAIDQLKAAPRDAKIVALSDKLSNARAIYRDLREHGDEVWKLFHVKSKKQHEWHYRGLVKALSELEGTFAFEEFADTVDKIFKR, from the coding sequence ATGGATACTTCTATTCTTGACAAGGCGATCGTCTTCGCGGTAAAGGCCCACCAGGGTATGGAACGCAAGGGAAAGGGTTTCCCGTACATCGTCCACCCGATGGAGGCGGTCTCTATTGCCGCTACCATGACAAACGACCAGGAACTTCTGGCTGCCGCTGCCCTCCACGACACGGTGGAAGATACCGGCGTGAAGTATTCCGATGTCAAGCGTGAATTCGGCGAACGGGTCGCGCAGCTCGTGGAAACGGAATCCGACATCGTGGTGAACGGCAAGACGGAAGAAGAAAGCTGGCAGTTGCGCAAGTCTATCGCCATCGACCAGCTGAAGGCGGCGCCCCGCGATGCAAAAATCGTCGCTCTTTCGGATAAACTCAGCAATGCCCGCGCCATCTACCGCGACCTCAGGGAACACGGTGACGAGGTGTGGAAGCTGTTCCATGTCAAGAGCAAAAAGCAGCACGAGTGGCATTACCGCGGGCTGGTGAAGGCGCTCTCGGAACTGGAAGGCACGTTCGCTTTCGAGGAGTTCGCCGATACGGTCGACAAGATTTTCAAGAGATGA
- a CDS encoding ZIP family metal transporter, giving the protein MLKVILIPFLGTVLGSACVFLLRREMGENLKRSMSGFAAGVMVAASVWSLLIPAMDGAASLGKFAFVPAVAGFWIGILFLLLLDNVVPHMHVNHEKEGPKSGLSGTAMLVFAVTLHNIPEGMAVGVVYAGFLSGNVDITALGALALSIGIAIQNFPEGAIISMPLRAEGLSRKKSFVYGALSGAVEPVAALFMIFFAEHFVPAMPYLLSFAAGAMIYVVVEELIPEMSEGRHSNIGTVFFAVGFSLMMALDVALG; this is encoded by the coding sequence ATGCTGAAGGTCATTCTGATTCCATTCTTAGGGACTGTCCTCGGGTCGGCTTGCGTCTTCTTGCTCCGCCGCGAAATGGGGGAGAATCTCAAGCGCTCGATGTCGGGCTTTGCGGCGGGCGTCATGGTCGCTGCCAGCGTGTGGAGCCTCCTGATCCCGGCTATGGATGGTGCCGCTTCCCTCGGGAAGTTCGCATTCGTGCCCGCGGTCGCGGGCTTCTGGATAGGAATCCTCTTCCTCTTGCTCCTTGACAATGTCGTCCCGCACATGCACGTGAATCACGAGAAGGAGGGCCCGAAGAGCGGGCTTTCCGGGACTGCCATGCTTGTTTTCGCGGTTACGCTGCACAATATTCCCGAGGGGATGGCGGTCGGCGTGGTCTATGCGGGTTTCCTTTCGGGGAATGTCGATATTACGGCGCTCGGGGCGCTTGCGCTCTCGATCGGTATCGCCATCCAGAACTTCCCCGAGGGCGCCATTATTTCTATGCCGCTGCGCGCCGAAGGTCTTTCCCGGAAAAAATCGTTTGTATACGGTGCGCTTTCGGGCGCGGTCGAACCTGTCGCGGCGCTTTTCATGATTTTCTTCGCGGAGCATTTCGTGCCCGCCATGCCCTACCTGCTCAGCTTCGCCGCGGGTGCCATGATTTACGTTGTTGTGGAAGAACTCATCCCGGAAATGTCCGAAGGGCGCCATTCCAATATCGGTACGGTCTTTTTTGCGGTCGGTTTTTCGCTGATGATGGCGCTGGATGTTGCACTTGGCTAG